In Anomalospiza imberbis isolate Cuckoo-Finch-1a 21T00152 chromosome 10, ASM3175350v1, whole genome shotgun sequence, the DNA window TTATGCAATACACTGGTGTGGTGAAAGCATTTCCTAAAATCATTTTGAAGATGTTAGCACAGATATTTTTCATATGAAATATATAACTATTTACTAGCAGGTATTTGATTTAGTAATAGGTACTGTTAGGATTTTGTGTTACTGATTGAACCTTGGAAAGGGttaaatttgggggttttgtgtaaAATATGGTTCCagactacttttttttctttcccctaaaGAAAAGGTAAAGAAGTGAAGTAAAAGATATATAAAATGCCATCACTTCCTACCTAAGAAATCTGATAAAATGTGGCAACTTAGGCAgtagaaaaatagaaatactCCAGGAAGTGTTTGTGACAACAGAAAGGTtatgattttaaagaaaaaaataatgatgaGAACTTTTTAATGCTACAGTGAAACATCAAACAGAATTGAAGCACTGAACTTAGTTATATCACATAAAAATACTTAGTCTTATCTGAAGATCAGTCCCCTGAAAAGTGAGCTGTTTCCCAATATTGATTTAGCTTTTCTAAGCCATAAAGCTTTATTATATCTAATTCAATTCAAGGAGAAATAACAGTACTGCAAGCTTAAtattttgaagatgaaaaggaaaaaaaaataagtattgTTGCCTTGGTTAGTAACTAAAGCAGATGGCTGGGTGCCCAAATCTGCACTCCCTGAAGGGCTTTTCCACATGTTCTGCACTAACACCTGGGCCATGGTGGTGCAGAAATGGAGGTGGTGTTTCCTCTGCTTCTGCTCTAAGGGGTCAGGCTTGGTTCTCTGTTCACAGAACAAGGACACCAAGATCCTTTGCAGAGAGAACTGCACTCTCAGAGAAGGTATTGCCTTTTTGTTCTGGCCGTCATacacaaaggagcacaaatgTCTCCTGCACATGCTGGGGGCAATACAGATCTCCTGTATAGCATCACTGATGCTGTGACTGTTACTGCTTTTGCCTCTAACAAATACACAACATATAGGGAGTGACTATATCATTACAAATGGCAGGTCATGAAAGTACACAGtgtaaaagcaaagaaaggcTTATTCCATGTATCTCCAATAGTTTTGCTGTTCCATGTTTAGCATTGCACCAATTTGGTTGGCTATTTCCAGGTAACTTCCACTGGTTTCTTGCTAGTCATATGCCTGGAGGAAAGCAGGAAGATTTGCCCTGTTCTCATTCCCATACCTACTGAAGCTTTTGTGTTTTCAGCCCATGAGAGAGACATTGTTTTCACAGTCTAAGGAACTCATATGTAACAGGAAGTGTTTAGATGCACCAATCCAATCAAGCTGTTTAGCATGTGACAATGTGAGGGATGGCAGATTGTCCTGCTGGACACTTGAGCAAAAGTTTATACTGTCATCCATGTCTTGCCTGGTGTCTCAAAAGAAAGAATATGCATTTTAATGCTACCAGTTCTATTCTTAATATACTTGAAGTAATACTTTCAAGTGAGCTTTCTCAAAGGATGCCTATAAGTGATACTTCATTTTAATGAGTATAACTGTGCAACTCAGACTATTACCTAAGAGCAAAATCTCTGTTTCATACTACAGAAGTTGATCAGCGTCTCACCCAATCTCCCCAAACTGATCAGTTCGATGAACGTACAGCCACCgaaggaaaatgaaatagtCCTGCTGAGTGGATTGGCATCAGGAAACCTTCAGGCCGATTATGAGGTTCCCCAGGTAGGAGTCAAACTCAGCTTTAAGATCATATCACGCCTGTGAAGGATGAAAtttggaaaatgggaaaaaggaaCCTGAAAGCAAAGACCTGAGATCAACTGGAGATGAGTGGAAGTTTGCAAACATACAAACAACAGCCTCTGTCAGACAGATTTAAGCGTGTGGTGCACGGCAGGGGGACACACACCATCTACACAAAGATTGCTAAGAGATGCTGCTATTCCCCCTGGATCCTGCAGATCTGGGATGCAGCTGGTAATGCTTTAAGCCACATTGGCACTTCAGAGGAGTCAGGCTCTGGTGGCAGAGATGATGACTGATTTGTAAGCCCCGATTTCAAGAGTAGCAGAAgggcagcagagagggaaagaggTAACACTTCTGTGCATAGAGCTGAGCCAGGGCACTGGCCTTTCCAGTGATCTTGCCACTTTCCACTTTCATTCCCAATCCATCTTCACCTCTCAACTTCATTAAAACTGCAGAGTTACCCTGGAGTACAAAACTGTCTCAACCAATGTAAAACATGAACAGGTATTGCCATGTTTGTCTGCTGCAGATAAGAAGGAAACTTTCTTTCACTGAAATCACCTTGTTTACAAAAGCCTTCCTGAAGCAGACCCTGTGACAGCTGTATTGCAAAGATCACTGAATTTTACAGTTTACCAATAAGCTGATCATTAAAGAGACCAATTACCTGGTTATTGAGCTTTCCTGCCACTCATGACTAATGGCTGAGTTTAGAAATGTTTAACAAAAACAAGCACAGGGCTGTGGTGGGAGAGATGGAGCTCCAAACCCCACATCCCAAGATGCTGCAATACACACAGGGGTGGTCTGAGACCCAAACAGGGTAACTGAAATGCCCAAGTCACCCCTGTCTCCACAAGCCTACAGACACTGAGACTGGCAGCCCTCTCATAGAGAATAGAGTCAAGAGACAAACAGGAACCAAATAAATTTCTTTCGAGTAAAGCTTTGCATTGAGATTGGATGAGATTTATTGGCCAAATATGCCACAGTAATCCTATTGTTAGGCtttcagagaaattaatttgtaaGGTGACTGGTAGAgtttttgtaaaattatttttaatgccgCTCCTCCTCAAGCTATTTTCACAAGTACAACCCCAAAAAATGTGGACTggggaaaaagcagggaaatgtCTGATCTAAGGCTGCATCTGTTTTTCGTAACATTTTCATAACATTTTTCACAATACAGTGCATGCTCAAGTGCTGATTCAATTTCATAGCAGCTATCTAATTtatcttttctggttttttaacACACTAATTTatctggttttcttttcagaccCATTTTTTAGGTGGAAAGGAAGAGCAAGCTAATAAACATGTTAATCTACCATAACACTCATCCCACTCTCTTTATTAGTAGATGATTGGTTTGCATTCACAGTCAAAGACAAAAGGTCCAGGATGGGGTCACCTTCCTATGTTAGATACTGTGCAAATGCCCAGGGGGTCCAGGGCATCTTTTGCACAGCCTAAAACTTCTGCCTCAATCCAGTCCAAAGTTGGTGCTACCCAAGCTGCCTCTTTCCTGGGAGCCTGAGTTCAAAGCACAACATCACAAGCTGCAAAAGCTTGGCTTTGGTTCAGGACACATCCATACAAAAAGCATGGTCCCATGCAGAGACATCAACTCAGCTCTGTTGTATAAATGTCCAACTTTTTTAATATCAGTAAAATGAGGATAACAAGAGTTCCTTCCTCTCAATTTCTGTCCAACATTCAACTTAATTGTACAGCTTCTCTAGAGAAGGCAGTTTCATATAAAGGCTGAGCACATTGTGCACTGGATCCCCATTTCCAGTGGGAGTTTGTATTGGCCTGAAATAATGGGGCTTTGGACAAagagggagagcagcaaagaaacaaaataaaacactatTTAAAAATGGTCTGTTGGAACATCTAGAGGTGACCTGCTCTTCACAGTCTTATCAGCCAGTATTTACAGGGCTGTCTTCAAACAAGCATTGCAACAGAAATGACCCTGAAAAGGAATTCATGCCCACAAACAATTCCCTCCAGAGAGGTAATACCAGGTAGTGTGAGGCCATTATTAACAGCATGTCAGATGACTAAAATCAAATAATTCTCTGTCATTAAAACAACAAGTTgattgaaaacaaacaaacccctgTGATACAGCTGGGTTCTCTACTAAAACACTTGTATAACAAAAGCTGTCAGTCCAAGAAATCTTATTTTGGCATACGTGTAACTGCACACTGTTACTAACATTGAAATGACAAAACGTATTGCATCTTTGCAACAGAACATCCCTGAGATATTTATAGAGGGAGAAGCTTAAAATaagtgttattttttaatttaataactGAGATTCTTTTCCCCTGTAGTGTCCTTGGCTGGCAGATGTCTGCTTGGTTCAGTGTGCGAGGGGGAACAGGAGGAACAGCGCAAACTgcattatttttgaaataaacaaGTTTCTGATTGGACTTGAGCTCGTTCAGGAGAGGCAGCTGCAGATAGAAACTCGTGTCCTAAAGCCTGAGGATGACACAAACTGCTCCGTGTCCTCAATAGAAGAAGATTTCCTCACGGCCTCCGAGCACCTCGAGGATGACAACGAGGCTGATGAATATAAAGCTGGTAAAAACAGGGGGACTGAGCATAATTATGCTGTTGTTCATACTGCAAAACAGCTATAGCAATGCTCACAGAAATTGCACTTGATGTTAATTCATGCATATGTAATTTAGAAAATGGACAGCCATTcatattttttaagttttgttcAAAGACAAGGTACGTGGCTGTGCAGTACTTTTACAGAGCAGTAATGGACTACAAAGTTGTGCAGCTCTTTTCTTTTAGAAGTCACAAGTTACTCTCCaaacactaatttttttttctcaacaggtcatgaaaaattaaatgtttcagaAACATCTTCAGATgtcaaaaaaaataaaggaaagggaTTTGAAAACATTCACTATAGAAAAGCCAGGTTGCCGTTCATTCTTGAAGGGAACTGCATTAATAAAGATAATGCAGCTGCTCAGATCTCTGAAACTCTGAATGTTGGGGCTGAAAATGGCATCTCAAAACCTGAAGATAAGTCAGACCAGGAAATACTGTGGCAGAAGGAATTAGCTGAAAAAGGTACTTCACTATTTACTACTACTAATTTGACTGGTGGGGTTGAAAACTCAGCACTCATGTTAGAAGATGTATCTGTAACCAAAATGGCTAAAGAGGAGCTGGAGCCTCGGGGTGACCCCAcaccaaaacacagcagcaaggCAGATGGGGAAGATTGTGCAGGTATCAGGAAGACTGATCCTCCCTCCCAGAATGAGCAGGCGACCACAGGTCAGTACGCCACAAATTTAGCAGAATCTGTTCTGCAGGATGCATTCATTAGACTGTCACAGTCTCGACCCAGTTTCAGTGAGGAGGCTGCAGTCAGCATCTCTGTAGGAAGCTCCTGTAAGTCAGAAGATGTATCTGCTTCCCGATCATGGAATGAACTCCCAAAGATCGTCATAGTGCAAAGTCCGGACAGTTCTGAGAATGTACCTGACTGGCCGGGGTCTGCCTTGCCCAGCCCGAGCCACTGGGCTGAGGCAGAAAGCTCTGCTGAAGTTTCAGATTACTTTGAAGAAGAACATTCAAACGGACATGACCAAAGTGCACTGGAAGTGGCTCTGGCTTGTGCAGCCACTGTCATTGGAACCATTTCCAGTCCCCAGGCTGCGGAAAAATTCCGCCGGGAGCAGGAAGTCGCAGACCCGAGAAGTGGAGTGGTTGCTAATGAAGAGGTGCACGCAGCTCCCTCACAGCTCCTTGACGACTGTGCTGGCACGGAATACTCGTTCCCGTCTGCGCTCTGTGGCATGACTCAAGTGGCAAGTGCTGTAGCCATCTGTGGCCTGGGGGAAACAAAGGAGGAGAAGTACCCTGCAACTTCCAGTGGACTTCTGTCTGCTGCTCAGGCCTCTGCAGCCATTACTCTGCATTGCAGCTTAGCTGTAGGAAGCAGCATGGAGAAGCTGAATGAGAGCATTGCAGAGGCGCTTCTCAAAGAGGCATCCCTAATTCTGACAAAACCTGACACATACAAAAATGTAGGGCATTTTATGGAATCCATAAATGGGAAAATTATTGAAACAGCAGCAAGACCACATATTCCACGTGCTGATGGAGTAATCAGGGACGAACTTGCACAAAACTTATCCAATATTATTCTACGACATTCTATGGaagaggttaggaagaagagaCAGCTACAAGCCCATTTGGAGGATGGCTCAAGTACACAAGACATTTTCACAGAGACTGCAAACGAGttgctttttaatataatatatttcaCTTGCAAGAAGATGAATGACATAAGGCAACTTGAAGAGTGTTCACCTCTCTTTTCCGAAAGCACAAAAGCAGAGAAAGTAACAAGAGCAGAAAGATGGCCAACACTGGCAACAGCATGTGAAACTTCACACAGCCCCCTTGATCACTCTGCTGCTAAGCCATTTGGTACACCCTACAGCACCAGTACTAGTAAAGATCTTGAAAAGGTCACAAGCACTTGCAAGAATGATATCAAAGATGTAAATAGCAATGAAGGTTCCACACTGAGTTCAGAACCAAGTGGAAATACAGGGCATAACACACTTGGTGCTAAAACATCTCCCAAGAAGAGATACCTGAAAAGAGCTGCGCGAGATTGTTACAAATCCCCAAATCAGAGTAACAGTCATCATCAGAAGAAAGACTACAGATCATTTTCAGACAGAGAAAATACCTTTGCAAACAGTGAATGCAGGCATGGTGTTCAAGAACAGCTGTCTTCCAGTGCCACCATAAATACAGAAAACCAAGCCAAGATTAAGTGTGATTCTGTGCTAAATAATGATGTTCAACTTAGCTTGTCTTTGTTAGGAAACCATGTGTTGCTTCCTTCTCAGCCTGTGCTACAGGTGAAAAATTCAAGGGACAAATATTGTATAACAGACTTTGCGGAAGAATTGGCAGAAACAGTTGTCTCTATGGCAACAGAAATAGCTGCCATTTGTCTAGAAAATTCAAATGGCAAGCAACCCTGGTTCTGTGCATGGAAGAGAGGAAGTGAATATCTGGTGACCCAGAGTTTATCATGCAGAACCatgaaaaggaagaaggaaaccCATACCAATGGTTCTGTGGTTCGGAAGCACAGGGCACCTCGGCTTAGTGAgatcaaaagaaaaacagatgagCATCCTGAGCTAAAGGAAAAATTGATGAATCGGGTAGTAGATGAATCTATAAACCTTGAGGACACACCAGATTCAGTCAATCTCTTTGCGAATGAAGTGGCTGCCAAGATCATGAACCTCACTGAACTCTCCATGGTTGATAGCATCTGGCAAGGTCCAAACCACCCCAGGAACAGACTGCACTGTGAAAGGTGGAGCCGAGGCAAGGCCTCAAGCTGTGAGAGCATACCAGAGGAGGACTCAGATTCCAAAGCCTCTTTCAATACCCTAGGCCTCATAAACAGCTTTGGTCACTCTCTGAGCCAGACAAGTTCTGTCTCAAAGCAGTCTAGTTGTGAAAGCATTACAGATGAATTTTCAAGATTTATGGTGAACCAGATGGAAAACGAAGGAAGAGGATTTGATTTATTACTGGATTATTATGCAGGAAAAAATGCGAACAATATCTTAACTTCTGCTTTGCAACAGGTAGCCAAGAAAAATGGCCATCTTAATGTAAGACCAAGTTGCCCATCCAAACAGTCAAGCACAGAAAGTATAACTGAAGAGTTTTATAGGTATATGCTAAGAgaaattgaaaaggaaaataaagataatGCATCATCCTCTCGGAATTCAAAGGACTGGTGTGGCAGTTTGCTGGCACCCTCTCTACGGTCACCTTTCTGCTTTAGGCAGTCGTCGATGCCCGACAGTAGATCCTCAGGCTCTAGGCTTACAGTGAATGTCCCAATTAAAGCAAATTCCTTAGATGGGTTCGCTCACCATCGCCAAGATTCCTTAAGCGTACAGCCCGTCAGTACCATGGCTTCTGCGGGGCTCTGCAAGTCTGACTCGTGCCTGTACCAGAGAGGCAAGACTGACCAGATCACAGACATGCTGATCCACGAGACCTGGGCCAGTTCTATTGAGTCTCTGATGCGCAAGAACAAAATCATAGCGGATGAGGCAGAGGCTACAGAGGCAGACCAGTTTTACAGTGATTCTCCACCACACGTGGAACAATATGCAAAAAGACTGGCTGCAAATATTGTTGAAAGTGGTAAAAGTTTAATTGTTGTACAGCAGGATTCCTTTGATTATACAAGCCGAGAACACATGCTGGAAAGCAAACATCCCCAAAGCACAACCCAGATACAGCCCAAACCCAAAACGGAGGAAGTACATTTGGATGAGAAAAAAGAGCATGTGAAGAGCCCTGGAAGCCTCCCTGCAGGACAGCTCAGGGAAGTGCCTTTAATTCAGATAGAAACTGATCAACGAGATGAGCCAGATAAAGACTCAGAGTCCTTGACTTCATGTGGCCCATCTGGAAAGGGgcagcaaagcaaagaaaagccTCCAGAAGCTTTGGATGGGAGACACATGGTTTCCAGTTCCCCAGTAAGTAGGTAAGTGACAAAACAGCAAATCAGCACATTGCTTtgttctttggtttattttcccAGTAAACGTTATTTTGATAGAAGAAAAAGTTAAGAGTGGtacttttaaagaaataagCAGGCTAAGTCTTGACTACAGGTTTCTTTTGGCAGAAAATCACCCAATCATGTGTCACAGTGGTACTTTCTGGAGAAAACTTATATTGAATATGACATTATGGTATTAAGATTTAAATGTAATACTGCACAGACAAGTTCTCTCTCTACAGACATTTATGTCTCCCTTAATACAGCGAAGATGGACCAAAGCTTAAACTTTTATTTAGCACAGGCTGATATCTGAActaaaaaatagataaataaaaaaCAGTGCTAGTGTATAACAGACAATAGCAGGATTTGACCTGTAGTTCTATGCTATGCTTGTTGCAAGCAACGTTTTGTGTACCTGGAAACAAGACCAGACTTCTGAGAGCTTGAGGTTTAACTTTGTGTTTGCAGCCTGGAGCTACAAGTAGTAAAAATTCTTTagtgaaggaaaaataagaataaaagcAGCCCTCACCTCTTAGTTCAAGACTTCTCTGGTAGAATTTAGATAGGGAAAAGaagagcattttattttaatgtcgTTTCATGGAGTTTACATCACAGCTCACCACTCTCTCCTTACAGCTGTACTCCTTTTTTAAGGAAATCTGCAGCTTGGTTTTGTTAAGGTAAAGTGTGAGCCAGCATGAGAGTGCAGTGCAAATGCAGTATTGCTGTGGGTGCTCTGAGGTGAAGGGAATGCTTTCTCTCAAGGCGTTGTCTCTTTATCACGGTACTTCATTGTATCTGTTACTTTAGTGGTATCTAAACTGCCACTCTTGGAGCACTGCAGCACCTCATTATCTCAGAGTGGCAGAAAGAGTGCAGGTGCTGGTGTTAGAAACCATTTTGTAGCTCATTTTATTCTAGGCAGTGCTGTGTTTCAGTATTTGACAATGCTCTGCTTGAAGTGAGAAAGTAGATAGATTGTAAGTACTTCCCTGTGCATGGCAGCAATTAGGTGGATAATTATCATGGTGTCACTAGTCTTTCATACTGACTCTCCTGCACTAACCTTCCTCCTCCTTAAAATGCAACCTGCTTTTAGTAAGATAAATTTAGAAATCCACCTATTTGGAATCTTGACTGCTTGAAAATGAAGTTATTTTTGCAGTTTATGAGCTCTTTCATCTTTTCCTCTGCCTTTGAAAGAGAGTTCCCAACACGGCTATGACATGGTTAAAGCAATAGCATTGGTAGGGCAGAATTAGTAAGCAGAGGCCACACCTGCTTGAGCA includes these proteins:
- the SPHKAP gene encoding A-kinase anchor protein SPHKAP isoform X2; translated protein: MSRPGTGCQAAVRSNSESPLMHEVPERQGSSTDSSASSLGSSVTACKKILCSNSLLESTDYWLQNQRTPCQIGFLEDKSESNCASVCFVNLDANRDDCSDEQVKQKLISVSPNLPKLISSMNVQPPKENEIVLLSGLASGNLQADYEVPQCPWLADVCLVQCARGNRRNSANCIIFEINKFLIGLELVQERQLQIETRVLKPEDDTNCSVSSIEEDFLTASEHLEDDNEADEYKAGHEKLNVSETSSDVKKNKGKGFENIHYRKARLPFILEGNCINKDNAAAQISETLNVGAENGISKPEDKSDQEILWQKELAEKGTSLFTTTNLTGGVENSALMLEDVSVTKMAKEELEPRGDPTPKHSSKADGEDCAGIRKTDPPSQNEQATTGQYATNLAESVLQDAFIRLSQSRPSFSEEAAVSISVGSSCKSEDVSASRSWNELPKIVIVQSPDSSENVPDWPGSALPSPSHWAEAESSAEVSDYFEEEHSNGHDQSALEVALACAATVIGTISSPQAAEKFRREQEVADPRSGVVANEEVHAAPSQLLDDCAGTEYSFPSALCGMTQVASAVAICGLGETKEEKYPATSSGLLSAAQASAAITLHCSLAVGSSMEKLNESIAEALLKEASLILTKPDTYKNVGHFMESINGKIIETAARPHIPRADGVIRDELAQNLSNIILRHSMEEVRKKRQLQAHLEDGSSTQDIFTETANELLFNIIYFTCKKMNDIRQLEECSPLFSESTKAEKVTRAERWPTLATACETSHSPLDHSAAKPFGTPYSTSTSKDLEKVTSTCKNDIKDVNSNEGSTLSSEPSGNTGHNTLGAKTSPKKRYLKRAARDCYKSPNQSNSHHQKKDYRSFSDRENTFANSECRHGVQEQLSSSATINTENQAKIKCDSVLNNDVQLSLSLLGNHVLLPSQPVLQVKNSRDKYCITDFAEELAETVVSMATEIAAICLENSNGKQPWFCAWKRGSEYLVTQSLSCRTMKRKKETHTNGSVVRKHRAPRLSEIKRKTDEHPELKEKLMNRVVDESINLEDTPDSVNLFANEVAAKIMNLTELSMVDSIWQGPNHPRNRLHCERWSRGKASSCESIPEEDSDSKASFNTLGLINSFGHSLSQTSSVSKQSSCESITDEFSRFMVNQMENEGRGFDLLLDYYAGKNANNILTSALQQVAKKNGHLNVRPSCPSKQSSTESITEEFYRYMLREIEKENKDNASSSRNSKDWCGSLLAPSLRSPFCFRQSSMPDSRSSGSRLTVNVPIKANSLDGFAHHRQDSLSVQPVSTMASAGLCKSDSCLYQRGKTDQITDMLIHETWASSIESLMRKNKIIADEAEATEADQFYSDSPPHVEQYAKRLAANIVESGKSLIVVQQDSFDYTSREHMLESKHPQSTTQIQPKPKTEEVHLDEKKEHVKSPGSLPAGQLREVPLIQIETDQRDEPDKDSESLTSCGPSGKGQQSKEKPPEALDGRHMVSSSPVSSSPQSRSDAEIIGETKTAEEFPAHLSSSEESTGSWSQLANDEDNPDDTSSYLQLSERSLSNGNSSTTSSLGIMDLEIYQENVPSSPMINELVEEKVFLKEQTENTEESTSELSVGTANCQKDLLVINFDLEPECPDVELRATLQWIAASELGIPTIYFKKSQENRIEKFLDVVQLVQRKSWKVGDIFQAVVQYCKLSEEGRELTPSLFDWLLELG
- the SPHKAP gene encoding A-kinase anchor protein SPHKAP isoform X1, with protein sequence MSRPGTGCQAAVRSNSESPLMHEVPERQGSSTDSSASSLGSSVTACKKILCSNSLLESTDYWLQNQRTPCQIGFLEDKSESNCASVCFVNLDANRDDCSDEQVKQKLISVSPNLPKLISSMNVQPPKENEIVLLSGLASGNLQADYEVPQCPWLADVCLVQCARGNRRNSANCIIFEINKFLIGLELVQERQLQIETRVLKPEDDTNCSVSSIEEDFLTASEHLEDDNEADEYKAGHEKLNVSETSSDVKKNKGKGFENIHYRKARLPFILEGNCINKDNAAAQISETLNVGAENGISKPEDKSDQEILWQKELAEKGTSLFTTTNLTGGVENSALMLEDVSVTKMAKEELEPRGDPTPKHSSKADGEDCAGIRKTDPPSQNEQATTGQYATNLAESVLQDAFIRLSQSRPSFSEEAAVSISVGSSCKSEDVSASRSWNELPKIVIVQSPDSSENVPDWPGSALPSPSHWAEAESSAEVSDYFEEEHSNGHDQSALEVALACAATVIGTISSPQAAEKFRREQEVADPRSGVVANEEVHAAPSQLLDDCAGTEYSFPSALCGMTQVASAVAICGLGETKEEKYPATSSGLLSAAQASAAITLHCSLAVGSSMEKLNESIAEALLKEASLILTKPDTYKNVGHFMESINGKIIETAARPHIPRADGVIRDELAQNLSNIILRHSMEEVRKKRQLQAHLEDGSSTQDIFTETANELLFNIIYFTCKKMNDIRQLEECSPLFSESTKAEKVTRAERWPTLATACETSHSPLDHSAAKPFGTPYSTSTSKDLEKVTSTCKNDIKDVNSNEGSTLSSEPSGNTGHNTLGAKTSPKKRYLKRAARDCYKSPNQSNSHHQKKDYRSFSDRENTFANSECRHGVQEQLSSSATINTENQAKIKCDSVLNNDVQLSLSLLGNHVLLPSQPVLQVKNSRDKYCITDFAEELAETVVSMATEIAAICLENSNGKQPWFCAWKRGSEYLVTQSLSCRTMKRKKETHTNGSVVRKHRAPRLSEIKRKTDEHPELKEKLMNRVVDESINLEDTPDSVNLFANEVAAKIMNLTELSMVDSIWQGPNHPRNRLHCERWSRGKASSCESIPEEDSDSKASFNTLGLINSFGHSLSQTSSVSKQSSCESITDEFSRFMVNQMENEGRGFDLLLDYYAGKNANNILTSALQQVAKKNGHLNVRPSCPSKQSSTESITEEFYRYMLREIEKENKDNASSSRNSKDWCGSLLAPSLRSPFCFRQSSMPDSRSSGSRLTVNVPIKANSLDGFAHHRQDSLSVQPVSTMASAGLCKSDSCLYQRGKTDQITDMLIHETWASSIESLMRKNKIIADEAEATEADQFYSDSPPHVEQYAKRLAANIVESGKSLIVVQQDSFDYTSREHMLESKHPQSTTQIQPKPKTEEVHLDEKKEHVKSPGSLPAGQLREVPLIQIETDQRDEPDKDSESLTSCGPSGKGQQSKEKPPEALDGRHMVSSSPVSSNSPQSRSDAEIIGETKTAEEFPAHLSSSEESTGSWSQLANDEDNPDDTSSYLQLSERSLSNGNSSTTSSLGIMDLEIYQENVPSSPMINELVEEKVFLKEQTENTEESTSELSVGTANCQKDLLVINFDLEPECPDVELRATLQWIAASELGIPTIYFKKSQENRIEKFLDVVQLVQRKSWKVGDIFQAVVQYCKLSEEGRELTPSLFDWLLELG
- the SPHKAP gene encoding A-kinase anchor protein SPHKAP isoform X3, translating into MAGRPPPAAPSNSESPLMHEVPERQGSSTDSSASSLGSSVTACKKILCSNSLLESTDYWLQNQRTPCQIGFLEDKSESNCASVCFVNLDANRDDCSDEQVKQKLISVSPNLPKLISSMNVQPPKENEIVLLSGLASGNLQADYEVPQCPWLADVCLVQCARGNRRNSANCIIFEINKFLIGLELVQERQLQIETRVLKPEDDTNCSVSSIEEDFLTASEHLEDDNEADEYKAGHEKLNVSETSSDVKKNKGKGFENIHYRKARLPFILEGNCINKDNAAAQISETLNVGAENGISKPEDKSDQEILWQKELAEKGTSLFTTTNLTGGVENSALMLEDVSVTKMAKEELEPRGDPTPKHSSKADGEDCAGIRKTDPPSQNEQATTGQYATNLAESVLQDAFIRLSQSRPSFSEEAAVSISVGSSCKSEDVSASRSWNELPKIVIVQSPDSSENVPDWPGSALPSPSHWAEAESSAEVSDYFEEEHSNGHDQSALEVALACAATVIGTISSPQAAEKFRREQEVADPRSGVVANEEVHAAPSQLLDDCAGTEYSFPSALCGMTQVASAVAICGLGETKEEKYPATSSGLLSAAQASAAITLHCSLAVGSSMEKLNESIAEALLKEASLILTKPDTYKNVGHFMESINGKIIETAARPHIPRADGVIRDELAQNLSNIILRHSMEEVRKKRQLQAHLEDGSSTQDIFTETANELLFNIIYFTCKKMNDIRQLEECSPLFSESTKAEKVTRAERWPTLATACETSHSPLDHSAAKPFGTPYSTSTSKDLEKVTSTCKNDIKDVNSNEGSTLSSEPSGNTGHNTLGAKTSPKKRYLKRAARDCYKSPNQSNSHHQKKDYRSFSDRENTFANSECRHGVQEQLSSSATINTENQAKIKCDSVLNNDVQLSLSLLGNHVLLPSQPVLQVKNSRDKYCITDFAEELAETVVSMATEIAAICLENSNGKQPWFCAWKRGSEYLVTQSLSCRTMKRKKETHTNGSVVRKHRAPRLSEIKRKTDEHPELKEKLMNRVVDESINLEDTPDSVNLFANEVAAKIMNLTELSMVDSIWQGPNHPRNRLHCERWSRGKASSCESIPEEDSDSKASFNTLGLINSFGHSLSQTSSVSKQSSCESITDEFSRFMVNQMENEGRGFDLLLDYYAGKNANNILTSALQQVAKKNGHLNVRPSCPSKQSSTESITEEFYRYMLREIEKENKDNASSSRNSKDWCGSLLAPSLRSPFCFRQSSMPDSRSSGSRLTVNVPIKANSLDGFAHHRQDSLSVQPVSTMASAGLCKSDSCLYQRGKTDQITDMLIHETWASSIESLMRKNKIIADEAEATEADQFYSDSPPHVEQYAKRLAANIVESGKSLIVVQQDSFDYTSREHMLESKHPQSTTQIQPKPKTEEVHLDEKKEHVKSPGSLPAGQLREVPLIQIETDQRDEPDKDSESLTSCGPSGKGQQSKEKPPEALDGRHMVSSSPVSSNSPQSRSDAEIIGETKTAEEFPAHLSSSEESTGSWSQLANDEDNPDDTSSYLQLSERSLSNGNSSTTSSLGIMDLEIYQENVPSSPMINELVEEKVFLKEQTENTEESTSELSVGTANCQKDLLVINFDLEPECPDVELRATLQWIAASELGIPTIYFKKSQENRIEKFLDVVQLVQRKSWKVGDIFQAVVQYCKLSEEGRELTPSLFDWLLELG